The Pleomorphomonas sp. T1.2MG-36 DNA segment GACATTGGGGAACTCCTCGGTCAGCGCCGTCTCGAGCTTGGCCTTGACCCGGTCGCGTTCGGCCAACCCCTTGGTCACCACCACGGACTGGGCGAAGAAATCGTTGGGCAGTTGCAGGTCCAGCGGTAGGTAGAAACGCACCGTGCCACGGCCAACGTACGTGCTCCAGTGATGGACGTCGGCGTCATCAGACAGGATCTTGTCGATCCTGGCCGAAATGTCCCGCGACGCCTCGATGGAGGCATTCTGCGGCAGTTTCAGATCGACGAGCAGTTCGGGGCGGTCCGACGGCGGGAAAAACTGCTGCGGCACGAAGCGCATGCCGTAGACGGCGACGCCGAGCATGACGAGCGTGAGGCCGATGGTCGCCCAGCGCCAGCGCATGACGGTGGAGAGGACCGCACGGAAGGCCCGGAGGATCGGCCCGTGCCCCGCCTCGTGATGTCCGCCCTTCGGCGCCTTCAGGATCCACACGCCGAGCAGCGGTGAGAACAGCGCCGCCACGAACCAGGAGGATATCAGCGCGATGCCGACGACGGCGAAGATGGAGAAGGTATACTCGCCGGCCATGCTCTTGGCGAAGCCGATCGGCACGAAGCCGGCAATGGTCACCAGCGTGCCGGCAAGGCGCGGATAGGCGGTGGACTGGTAGGCGAAGGACGCCGCCTCTTCCTTGCTCTTTCCCCGTTCGAGCCGGGTGATCATGCTCTCGATGGTGATCATGGCGTCGTCGACCAGAAGGCCGAGCGCGATGATCAGCGCGCCGAGCGAGATGCGTTGCAGGTCTATTCCGAAGAGCTGCATGGCGATGAAGACGATGGCCAGCACCAGCGGGATCGACAGCGCCACGATCGAGCCGGCCCTGAAGCCCAGGCTGACGATGCTGACGATCAGCACGATGCCGATGGCCTCCCAGAGCGCTTCGGTGAACTCGCCCACCGCATGCTCGACGGTGGCCGCCTGATCGGCGACCTCGTGGGTCTCGATGCCGACCGGCAGGTCGGCCAGGATACCGGACATGGCGGCGCGAATGTTCTTGCCGAGCACCAGCACGTCGCCGCCGTCGCGCATGGAGACGGCAAGGCCGATCGCCTCCTTGCCGTTGACGCGGAACAGCGGCTGCGGCGGGTCGGACGGCCCACGCGTGACCTTGGCGATGTCGCCGAGGCGGATCAGCCGGCCATTGGCCGCGAAGTTGACGGCCAGGATGTCCTTCTCCGACTTGAAGCCGCCGGACGTGCGAACCAGGATCTTCTCGCTGGAGGTCTCCACCACGCCCGCCGGGGCGATGGCGTTCTGCGCCTGAAGTGCGGCGATCAGTGCCGTCTTGTCGAGGCCGAGCCCGGCGATCTGGTCGGTCGAGAACTCGATGTAGATGCGCTCGTCCTGCACGCCCAGCATGTCGATCTTCGACACGTCGGGAATCTGCAGCAGGCGCGAGCGGATGTCCTCGACATAGTCGCGCAGCTCCCGGCTGGAAAAGCCGTCGGAGGTGAAGCCATAGACGATGCCGTAGGTGTCGCCGAACTCGTCGTTGAACCAGGGGCCGAGGGTCCCCTGCGGCAGCGTATCCTTGATGTCGCCCACCTTCTTGCGGACCTGGTACCAGATGTCCGCAACATCGGCCTTGGGCGCCGATCCCTCCAGCGTCACGAAAATGGTGGTCACGCCGGCCTGGGTGTAGCTCTTGATGTAGTCGAGATGCGGCGTTTCCTGGAGCTTGCGCTCGATGCGCTCGGTCAGCTGCTTCAGCGTCTCATCGATGGTCGCCCCCGGCCATTGGGCCTGGACCACCATGGTCTTGATGGTGAAGGAGGGGTCCTCGCCGCGCCCGAGGCCGGTGTAGCACCAGGCGCCGGCCAGCGAGATCACCAGCATGAAGTAGAGGATCAGCGATCGGTTGCCGATCGCCCAGGTGGAAAGGTTGAGCCCTTTTTTCATGTCGCGCCACCCAGAAGACGCACCTTCTGACCCGGATGCAGCGACTGCACGCCGGCGGTGACGATGGTTTCGCCCGGCTGCAAGCCGCCGGAAATAATGACGCTGGCCGGCTCGTAGCGGGCGACGGCGACGTCGCGCAGCGACACCGTCAACTCCTTTGCGTCCACGACCCAGACGGCGCTGGACGTTCCGCCCTGGACGATGGCGGAGGATGGCACCTCGATGCCCTCGGGCGCGTCGAGCAGCGTGGTGCCCGACACCGTCGACCCGAGCTGCATTGCCTCCGGCGGAGTGTCGAGCGCCACCTTCACCGTATAGGTCCGGGTGACCGGGTCGGCCTGCGGGGCGATCTCGCGAATGTGGCCGGAGGCGGCGATCGACGCGTCCTCGGTGAGGGCGACGGTGAAGGCCGGCTTCTCCGGCAGGGCGCGGATGATCTGACCGGACACGGCGAACACCGCGTCGCGGCCGCCGTCGCTGGCGATCTGGGCCACCGGCTGGCCGGCGGCCACCACCTCGCCCGCTTCCGCACCCGTGGCGATGACGGTACCGGCGGTATCGGCGGTCAGGATGGTGTAGCCGAGCTGCTCCCTGGCGCTCTTCACCTGCGCCTCGGCGGAGGCGACCTGAGCCTCGGCGGATTCCAGCGCCTGCTGGGCCTGGTCGAACTGGGCGTTGCTGGCAAACCCCTTGCTCAAGAGGCCGTTCTGGCGGGCGTAGGTGTTGCGCGCCTCGACCAGTTGCGCCCGGGCGGCCGACAGCAGCGCCTCGGCCTGCAGCAGCGTGTTCTTCTGAATCTGGTCGTCGAGATGGGCGATCACCTGCCCCGGCACCACTTGATCGCCGACGCGGACCGCGCGATCGATCATGTGCCCGCTCAGACGGAATGCCAGGTTGATCTCGGTGCGCGCCCTGACCTGCCCGGTCAGCATCACCGGCTCGCCGGCCGGTCGCTGACCGACCACCACGGACTTGACCGGGCGAGCCTCCGGTACAGGCGGCTTGTCCTGCTCGCACCCGCCCAACAGGCTGGCGACCACCGCCGTCGCGACGCTCGCCGCCGAAAACCAACCACGCATCCTCGCACCTCTCGTATGGCGGACGACGCCCGCCGGAAGACAAGGCTCCGCCCGCCGGAAAAAGAGCCCTTTCCCGGAGAAACCGAAGCCGAACTGCTGGTGAAACGGCCTAGATGCCGTGCAAGAAAAGCTCCGTCACAGACATGGACAGGTAGAGGTAGGAATCGTCCCGCCCGATCTCCGGCGCCAGCTTGGCGAGAATGTCGGGAAACCCGTGCGGCTGACTGAGCGCATTGGTCAGGATGATGAAGAACAGCGCCGGATGGCGGCTGCGGATGATTCCGGTTGCCATCGCCTCGTCAAAGGTGGCCTTTCCCGAGGCGTAGGCCGGCACCAGCAGCGTGTCGGCGACGAAGTCGGCCCGCTCGCCACCATCGGCAATGGACCTGTAGACGAAGTCGCGAATCTCCGGGTTGTCCTTGTAGAAGTCGGCCGTCTTGCGAATGATGATCGCCAGTCGTTCCTCGACCTTCAGCCCGGCATCGCCGGATATCTGCGCAACGATCTCGATCATCGGCGCGGCGCGCGACAGGATGCGCTCGGCGCTTGCCATCCACAGCTCGGCCTTGCCGCCGAAATGCACCCGGACGAGGTTGGCGCCGACGCCGGCTGCCGCGGCCACGCCCCGGATATCCGTTCCATCGTAGCCTTGGGCGGCGAACAGGCGGATGGCTGCCGAAAGCAACGCTTCGCGTCCGCTCGGCATGTCCTTGGTCCGCCGTCCGCGCGGCCCCGCCGGCTTCTCCGCCTCCCGCACCATCGCCACTCCGCTTAATATGTACGACCGTACATATAATGAGGTAGGCAGGCTTGCAAGGGAAAATCGCCAGTTTGCCGCGCGGAAGCGGCGGGCGCTTTGACAAGAGGGAAGGCACGCAGGAACCCGTTTCAGGAACAGCCGTGCTCCGATATCGGCTTCGCATTCCCGCCGCAGAGACGATCGCCGACGCGACGCCGGCCGACCATCTGCCGCCAAAGGAGCAACGTGGGCAGAGCCTCGCAATGAACGCAAGACGCCGGAGCATTGGCGTGCTCCGGCGTCATTTCATGTCCGGCGGTGCGGGACGTCGTCAGCTCGCCTTGACGAAGTTGGCCATGGTGTCGACGATGAACACGGCCACCGTGGCGCCTGCATCCTGCAAGCCGCGCGACTTCTCCTGAAAGGCCGCCGCCTTGCCATGTTGGGCGACGAGCAGCTTGGTGGCTTCGAGCGCCTGGGCGGCAACCTCCGAGGCTTCCGCGAGGGCCGCATCGAGCAGCTTGCCGCCCGCGGCTGCCGCTTCGAGGCTGACGGCGACCGGGTCGAGCACGTCGAGCACCGTCTTATCGCCGACCTTGGCCTTGCCGCGCTCCTGGACGCCATCGCGATAGGCGCGCCAGAAGGCGGCCATCTCGGCGGTTCCGATCGTCTCCGCCGCTTCCACCGCCTTGCCGCCCCGCATGAAGCCGGTGGCGGTCAGCGTCCCCATGGTCGAAGGCGCCGCCTTGGCGATCGACAATCCGGCTCTGCTGAACAGTTTGCCGACCGAGCCGTCCGGCGCGGCGGCGACCGTTGCGTGGGCGGCGGCGAACGACTTGCTCATGGTGATGCCGAGATCGCTGTCGCCGACCTTGCCGTCCAGCGCGATCAGGAACTCGCGCTGATCGGAGAACGTCTTTTCCAGAGCCGCGAACAGACCGACCACGTCATTGGCTGTCAATGCCTGCATCGTCGTCACCTCAACGACCGACATGGGTGAAGAAGGGCGTGCGCGCCGACGCGGCCATCAGGCGATCGAGCTCGGCATCCAGCTTGAGGACGGAGATCGAGGCACCAGCCATTTCCATCGCAGTGGCGAACTCACCGATCCACACGTGCTTCACCTTGACGTTGCGGGCGGCAAACAGCTGCGAGACGCGGCGATAGAAGATGTAGAGTTCTTCGCGCGGCGTGCCGCCGAGACCGTTGACCAGCACGGCCACTTCACCGCCCTTGCCGTAGTCCTGCTCGTTGAAGATGCGCTCCATCATCTCGTCGACGACGGCGTCGGCCGGCTCCAGCTTGCGCCGGCTGATGCCCGGCTCGCCGTGAATGCCCATGCCGATTTC contains these protein-coding regions:
- a CDS encoding dihydroxyacetone kinase subunit L, which codes for MQALTANDVVGLFAALEKTFSDQREFLIALDGKVGDSDLGITMSKSFAAAHATVAAAPDGSVGKLFSRAGLSIAKAAPSTMGTLTATGFMRGGKAVEAAETIGTAEMAAFWRAYRDGVQERGKAKVGDKTVLDVLDPVAVSLEAAAAGGKLLDAALAEASEVAAQALEATKLLVAQHGKAAAFQEKSRGLQDAGATVAVFIVDTMANFVKAS
- a CDS encoding TetR/AcrR family transcriptional regulator — translated: MVREAEKPAGPRGRRTKDMPSGREALLSAAIRLFAAQGYDGTDIRGVAAAAGVGANLVRVHFGGKAELWMASAERILSRAAPMIEIVAQISGDAGLKVEERLAIIIRKTADFYKDNPEIRDFVYRSIADGGERADFVADTLLVPAYASGKATFDEAMATGIIRSRHPALFFIILTNALSQPHGFPDILAKLAPEIGRDDSYLYLSMSVTELFLHGI
- a CDS encoding efflux RND transporter permease subunit codes for the protein MKKGLNLSTWAIGNRSLILYFMLVISLAGAWCYTGLGRGEDPSFTIKTMVVQAQWPGATIDETLKQLTERIERKLQETPHLDYIKSYTQAGVTTIFVTLEGSAPKADVADIWYQVRKKVGDIKDTLPQGTLGPWFNDEFGDTYGIVYGFTSDGFSSRELRDYVEDIRSRLLQIPDVSKIDMLGVQDERIYIEFSTDQIAGLGLDKTALIAALQAQNAIAPAGVVETSSEKILVRTSGGFKSEKDILAVNFAANGRLIRLGDIAKVTRGPSDPPQPLFRVNGKEAIGLAVSMRDGGDVLVLGKNIRAAMSGILADLPVGIETHEVADQAATVEHAVGEFTEALWEAIGIVLIVSIVSLGFRAGSIVALSIPLVLAIVFIAMQLFGIDLQRISLGALIIALGLLVDDAMITIESMITRLERGKSKEEAASFAYQSTAYPRLAGTLVTIAGFVPIGFAKSMAGEYTFSIFAVVGIALISSWFVAALFSPLLGVWILKAPKGGHHEAGHGPILRAFRAVLSTVMRWRWATIGLTLVMLGVAVYGMRFVPQQFFPPSDRPELLVDLKLPQNASIEASRDISARIDKILSDDADVHHWSTYVGRGTVRFYLPLDLQLPNDFFAQSVVVTKGLAERDRVKAKLETALTEEFPNVIGRVYPLELGPPVGWPLQYRVSGPSEDKVREIAFRVAAAMNADGRVQKINYDWMEPVRTIKIHVDQDQARLLGLSSLQVSQAINAIVSGGTVTQVRDDIYLVNVVIRAKAEERMSLSSVRTLQLPLVGGKSVPLSQVAQVDYGIESPLMWRRDRSPTLTIAADAAPGAMPASIVQSLSGPIHEIAASLPYGYRIDAGGAIEESGKSQASVMAVVPLMLFLMVTILMVQLRSFNGVFMVLSVAPLGVIGVVMALFVAQKPLGFVAMLGVLALIGMIARNSVILIDQIEQEKRAGLDDWNAVIEAAVIRFRPILLTASAATLGMIPIAPTIFWGPMAFAIIGGLAVATVLTLLFLPALYVAWHRIHPVGT
- a CDS encoding efflux RND transporter periplasmic adaptor subunit; amino-acid sequence: MRGWFSAASVATAVVASLLGGCEQDKPPVPEARPVKSVVVGQRPAGEPVMLTGQVRARTEINLAFRLSGHMIDRAVRVGDQVVPGQVIAHLDDQIQKNTLLQAEALLSAARAQLVEARNTYARQNGLLSKGFASNAQFDQAQQALESAEAQVASAEAQVKSAREQLGYTILTADTAGTVIATGAEAGEVVAAGQPVAQIASDGGRDAVFAVSGQIIRALPEKPAFTVALTEDASIAASGHIREIAPQADPVTRTYTVKVALDTPPEAMQLGSTVSGTTLLDAPEGIEVPSSAIVQGGTSSAVWVVDAKELTVSLRDVAVARYEPASVIISGGLQPGETIVTAGVQSLHPGQKVRLLGGAT